The following are encoded in a window of Candidatus Microthrix parvicella Bio17-1 genomic DNA:
- a CDS encoding IS1380 family transposase, whose translation MERTRQVQCSASEPVRYDGDDETDKIVALAGLGPLAEYTDRLGVTGGFAGAVPYLGPGIPVVDRGGLLVHGLLMLNAGGDCCTDLAMVQAAEGVLGDVGSDTTFRRMIADFAKTPGSTGAIDGVMAEVRTRVWAEHGWSDPGRRVTLDIDATLTRVHSEKEDAKGNYKRGYGFHPVACFADCSGEALAVEHRPGNAGANTIADLVGIVDAGLDALPESVARSHRPGAVAADAANEILVRSDSAGHTLGFMWDMWDRNVRFCVTGRSNTVLSSVILSFDDNTNWEQALEPHNVDLDDEHSDVDARKAQVVEVTDDPAIARWVGLKKRPKDDLDVHYPPGTRVVVRREPLHPGAQQRMFDTNGWRHTIIISDLPGESALEIDRLQREHAHVEENIKRLKTCGLDRFPFPDTARNKVWTSMVGWAHTLCRWFQLDLLAGTEFEHAHPKKLRRCLFNTPAILRVRNRQTWTLWPKQWPWNPHLRNAGRRLRTMNPPAPLQI comes from the coding sequence ATGGAACGCACCCGTCAGGTGCAATGTAGCGCGTCGGAACCGGTCCGCTATGACGGCGATGATGAGACCGACAAGATCGTCGCGTTGGCTGGCTTGGGGCCGCTCGCTGAGTACACCGACCGGCTGGGAGTGACCGGCGGGTTCGCCGGTGCTGTGCCCTATTTGGGCCCGGGAATACCGGTTGTTGACCGGGGCGGGTTGTTGGTCCATGGCTTGTTGATGTTGAACGCCGGAGGAGATTGCTGCACCGACCTGGCGATGGTCCAAGCCGCCGAAGGTGTGCTGGGTGACGTCGGTTCGGACACGACGTTCCGGCGGATGATCGCCGACTTCGCCAAAACACCCGGATCGACTGGTGCTATCGACGGCGTGATGGCCGAGGTCCGCACCCGGGTGTGGGCCGAACACGGCTGGTCGGACCCCGGCCGTCGGGTGACCTTGGACATCGACGCCACCCTCACCCGTGTGCACTCGGAGAAAGAAGACGCCAAAGGCAACTACAAACGCGGGTACGGGTTCCACCCGGTCGCGTGTTTCGCTGACTGCTCCGGTGAGGCTCTCGCTGTTGAGCACCGGCCCGGCAACGCCGGCGCGAACACCATCGCCGATCTCGTTGGGATCGTCGACGCAGGACTGGACGCGCTCCCCGAAAGCGTCGCCCGGTCCCATCGCCCCGGCGCTGTCGCTGCTGACGCGGCCAACGAAATCCTCGTCAGATCCGATTCGGCCGGGCACACCCTCGGGTTCATGTGGGACATGTGGGACCGCAACGTCCGGTTCTGTGTCACCGGAAGGTCGAACACCGTCTTGAGCTCGGTGATCCTCAGCTTCGACGACAACACCAACTGGGAACAGGCGTTGGAACCCCACAACGTCGACCTCGACGACGAGCATTCCGACGTCGACGCCCGCAAAGCCCAAGTCGTTGAGGTCACCGACGACCCAGCCATCGCCAGATGGGTTGGGCTGAAGAAACGACCCAAAGACGACCTCGATGTTCACTACCCGCCCGGCACCCGAGTCGTCGTCCGACGCGAACCGTTACACCCCGGCGCCCAGCAGCGGATGTTCGACACGAACGGCTGGCGCCACACCATCATCATCTCCGACCTCCCAGGCGAATCAGCTTTGGAGATCGACCGGCTCCAACGCGAACACGCCCACGTCGAAGAGAACATCAAACGACTCAAAACCTGTGGCCTCGACCGGTTCCCGTTCCCCGACACCGCCCGCAACAAGGTCTGGACCTCAATGGTCGGCTGGGCCCACACCCTCTGTCGCTGGTTCCAACTCGACCTCCTCGCCGGCACCGAGTTCGAACACGCCCACCCCAAAAAGCTGAGACGTTGCCTCTTCAACACACCCGCGATCCTCCGCGTCCGCAACCGGCAAACCTGGACGCTATGGCCCAAACAATGGCCATGGAACCCCCACCTCCGC
- a CDS encoding bifunctional glycosyltransferase/CDP-glycerol:glycerophosphate glycerophosphotransferase, whose amino-acid sequence MVNFSVIIPVHNVEGYLRQCLMSAVDQVVDGDEIIVVEDHSTDRSHDIAVELAEANPQIRILRPEANIGLGPARNLGMAEASGDYVLFLDSDDYYYPGALDAIRETCDTTDADLVIFDYERLYWNDRRSRNILARLFADRPDVLTLADDPELLKLLNVAWNKAYKREFLETTALTFPHGYYEDIPFTYPVMGLASSIAMLDRVCMAYRQRRGGSILRSSGERHFELIDQLERMFEIVAEHPELQPFATDFWMRGGSHVLAVLAAGESRLPASRRADFFHKSAAVLGPTAPPMFELPMTDLGLKYRLVAMNNYPAFQALKVVNGQRIRARKLKKKFGPKLRAAANAAKRTRLNESSAVFTSLWNRPPSGNPLAIYRALSEHAPHIKGTWIISERFTDDVGSLPHVVAGSREARALCHSAKFFVNDVNFPNELVKRPGQLELQTQHGTPLKFMGLDLQAYPVAANKMSFGWLLKRVDRWDFNLSSNRYSTEVWRRAFPAVHDILEYGYPRNDALINPNNKVREETRTRLGVPEGNLAVLYTPTHRDGVGQFDLGLDAAEFIESVGDNITLLIRGHYFYDPSDRVEGLVDTGRIIDVSDDVEIEPLYLAADVMICDYSSAMFDFANLGRPIVIYGYDWDEYRSQRGTYFDIMAEPPGAAVRTMDELVDVFTSKAYDSDDARERLARFQAIFCEFDDGRAAERVIKKFFLDDEPEPPKSLHGPRPALRTWELNRPG is encoded by the coding sequence ATGGTGAACTTCAGCGTGATCATTCCCGTCCACAACGTGGAGGGCTACCTACGTCAGTGTCTGATGTCAGCGGTCGACCAGGTCGTCGACGGCGACGAGATCATCGTGGTGGAGGACCACTCCACCGACCGCTCCCACGACATTGCCGTGGAACTCGCCGAGGCGAACCCGCAAATCAGGATCCTTCGACCCGAAGCAAACATCGGGCTGGGCCCCGCACGCAACCTTGGCATGGCGGAAGCATCCGGCGACTACGTGCTGTTTCTGGACAGCGACGACTACTACTATCCCGGCGCGCTCGACGCCATCCGCGAAACCTGCGACACCACCGACGCCGATCTGGTGATCTTCGACTACGAACGGCTGTATTGGAACGATCGTCGCTCCAGAAACATCCTTGCGCGGCTGTTCGCAGACCGGCCTGATGTCCTCACATTGGCGGACGATCCCGAGCTACTCAAACTGCTGAACGTTGCCTGGAACAAGGCCTACAAGCGGGAATTCTTGGAAACAACCGCCCTGACGTTTCCCCACGGATATTACGAAGACATTCCCTTCACCTACCCGGTTATGGGCCTCGCCTCGTCGATTGCCATGTTGGATCGGGTGTGCATGGCGTATCGGCAACGGCGTGGCGGCAGCATCTTGAGGTCGTCGGGGGAGCGCCACTTCGAGTTGATCGATCAACTGGAGCGCATGTTCGAGATCGTGGCGGAGCATCCCGAACTTCAGCCATTTGCGACTGATTTCTGGATGCGCGGCGGCTCACACGTGCTGGCCGTGCTCGCCGCCGGTGAGAGCCGCCTGCCCGCCAGCCGGCGAGCCGATTTCTTCCACAAGTCGGCCGCCGTTCTGGGACCCACAGCCCCTCCCATGTTCGAGCTCCCCATGACCGACCTCGGGTTGAAGTATCGACTCGTGGCGATGAACAACTATCCGGCATTCCAAGCGCTCAAAGTGGTCAATGGCCAGCGAATCCGCGCCCGGAAGCTGAAGAAGAAGTTTGGTCCCAAACTGCGCGCGGCAGCCAACGCTGCAAAGCGCACCAGGCTGAACGAATCCTCTGCTGTCTTTACGTCGCTCTGGAACCGCCCCCCATCTGGCAACCCCCTGGCCATCTACCGGGCGCTGTCGGAGCACGCACCCCACATCAAGGGCACGTGGATCATCAGCGAGCGGTTTACAGACGACGTCGGCTCCCTGCCTCACGTCGTTGCAGGGAGCCGCGAAGCCCGGGCGCTCTGCCACTCCGCCAAGTTCTTTGTGAACGACGTCAACTTCCCGAACGAGTTGGTGAAACGGCCCGGTCAACTCGAGCTTCAAACCCAACACGGCACCCCACTGAAGTTCATGGGGCTCGACCTTCAGGCCTACCCGGTGGCTGCCAACAAGATGTCGTTCGGATGGCTCCTCAAACGCGTCGACCGCTGGGACTTCAACCTGTCGTCCAACCGTTACTCGACCGAGGTTTGGCGAAGGGCATTTCCCGCCGTCCACGACATCCTTGAATACGGCTATCCCCGCAACGATGCGCTGATCAACCCAAACAACAAAGTTCGCGAAGAAACCAGAACACGGCTGGGAGTGCCAGAAGGGAACCTGGCAGTGCTCTACACGCCCACGCACCGCGACGGCGTGGGGCAATTTGATCTTGGCCTCGATGCAGCCGAGTTCATCGAAAGCGTCGGCGACAACATCACGCTGCTGATCAGAGGTCACTACTTCTACGACCCGAGCGACCGGGTTGAGGGCCTGGTGGACACCGGGCGGATCATCGACGTGAGCGACGACGTGGAGATTGAGCCGCTGTACCTGGCAGCCGACGTCATGATCTGCGACTACTCCTCCGCAATGTTCGACTTCGCCAACCTCGGCCGCCCCATCGTGATCTACGGATATGACTGGGACGAATACCGGTCCCAGCGGGGCACCTACTTCGACATCATGGCCGAACCCCCTGGGGCTGCCGTGCGCACCATGGACGAACTTGTTGACGTATTTACCTCGAAGGCCTATGACAGCGACGATGCCCGAGAGCGGCTTGCACGATTCCAGGCGATCTTCTGTGAGTTCGACGATGGGCGAGCGGCCGAGCGCGTGATCAAGAAGTTCTTCCTCGATGACGAGCCTGAGCCACCGAAATCGCTCCACGGACCCCGTCCGGCCCTCAGGACCTGGGAGTTGAACCGCCCCGGCTAA
- a CDS encoding lamin tail domain-containing protein, producing MPSSRNSRIRQASALAKAAVVIAGLAFAVPTLSLALQVAAPTPAGAALQSWNGKVTRVLDGDTLEIDGGGSPQKVIRLAGINTNENHETPKCYADEATARLSSLVNGKQVTLRAQRANSYTKDNRAIRHVFVNGTNVSQLMLKEGYGMPIIFTENNEYDYAADYVTAFWEANRAGVGIHNPNLCGAGPRADFPITMSTNGDADGAEESNLNGEYVRLRNHGTTPFDLTGWQWKDSALEFYNFPSGTQISPGGALTIHTGQGTNTATDQYFGKTSSIFSGIDGAFLLDPQRDMRAFNFWPCVGPCNDTAAPNVEITRLDTAPWGTNDYFDLTNRGTTTVNLQDWRLESYPHIKTIDAPITLAPSATIRVTIGPGTDSQTGLFMNRSAPIFDPEPVGDSALAIDSLGNVVACKAYGKTTCAPHPGKARSERIGADFNGDGWADAALSAPGEDIGSVKNAGAVNVRYGEDPGITPDRPVFGIARLRPQFLSQSGPITGATETNDYFGDVTTSGDFNGDGYDELVIGVPREDVGSQRDAGAIHVLNGGPAGLDARRERSFDQNGPIPGYAESGDRFGAALAAGDFNHDGFDDLVVGVPGENASQGYLALIYGTANGLNDSGSVSIGQYGPVVGVAETGDEFAASLAADDLNADGFDDLAIGAPGEAFGTRTNVGMSHLLMGSANGLTTAGNYAVAQGDGAPGAWAGGERFAASLATGDVTGDGAADLVVGTPGDWVRSQRSAGSATVLHGSPSSRVGTNASVLTQSGALPGGAEANDAVGASVAVGDLDEDGYGDVIVGAPDESFGSSTGAGMVGIAFGAEGGVSGSGSIAQGTAPLTGYGAEWGDHFGAHLEILDRNGDGLADITVGVPGENLGSIVDSGTMHFFDGARNRAGTSPQRPGGSSIAYSQNAFGGGIEPGDAFGS from the coding sequence GTGCCCTCTTCACGAAACTCTCGAATCCGGCAGGCATCCGCCCTTGCCAAGGCGGCGGTCGTCATCGCCGGCCTTGCGTTCGCCGTTCCGACGCTGTCGCTCGCGCTCCAGGTGGCTGCCCCCACTCCAGCGGGAGCTGCCCTGCAGTCATGGAACGGCAAGGTCACCAGGGTGCTCGATGGCGACACCTTGGAGATCGATGGCGGTGGCAGTCCTCAGAAGGTCATCCGACTGGCGGGCATCAACACCAATGAGAACCACGAGACACCAAAGTGTTACGCAGACGAGGCGACGGCGCGCCTGTCCAGCCTGGTGAACGGCAAACAGGTCACGCTTCGGGCTCAGCGTGCCAATTCATACACCAAGGACAACCGAGCGATCAGGCACGTGTTCGTCAACGGCACCAACGTCTCCCAGTTGATGTTGAAGGAGGGCTACGGCATGCCCATCATCTTCACCGAGAACAACGAGTACGACTACGCCGCCGACTACGTGACGGCGTTCTGGGAGGCCAACCGGGCGGGCGTCGGGATACACAACCCCAACCTGTGTGGGGCAGGTCCACGAGCTGACTTCCCCATCACCATGAGCACCAACGGCGATGCTGACGGCGCAGAAGAGAGCAACCTGAACGGCGAGTACGTGCGGTTGCGCAACCACGGAACCACCCCCTTCGACCTCACCGGCTGGCAGTGGAAGGACAGCGCTCTGGAGTTCTACAACTTCCCGTCAGGTACCCAGATTTCACCCGGAGGTGCACTCACCATTCACACCGGGCAGGGCACCAATACCGCAACCGACCAGTACTTCGGGAAGACCTCGTCGATCTTCTCCGGGATCGACGGAGCGTTCCTTCTCGATCCTCAGCGTGACATGCGGGCATTCAACTTCTGGCCATGTGTCGGGCCCTGCAACGACACGGCGGCGCCCAACGTGGAGATCACCAGGTTGGATACCGCACCATGGGGCACCAATGACTACTTCGACCTGACCAACCGCGGAACAACCACCGTGAACCTTCAGGACTGGCGCCTTGAGTCCTATCCCCACATCAAGACCATCGACGCACCCATCACCCTGGCACCCTCCGCCACCATTCGGGTCACGATCGGCCCAGGCACCGACTCGCAAACCGGACTGTTCATGAACCGTTCGGCACCGATCTTCGACCCTGAACCGGTGGGCGACTCGGCATTGGCCATCGATTCACTTGGCAATGTGGTCGCTTGCAAGGCATACGGCAAGACCACCTGCGCGCCCCATCCAGGTAAGGCCCGGTCCGAGCGCATCGGCGCCGACTTCAACGGTGATGGCTGGGCAGACGCGGCCCTCAGCGCTCCCGGGGAGGACATCGGCTCGGTCAAGAACGCCGGCGCCGTCAACGTGCGCTACGGGGAGGACCCGGGCATCACCCCGGATCGTCCGGTCTTCGGCATAGCCCGGCTGCGCCCGCAGTTTCTCAGCCAATCCGGGCCCATCACCGGCGCAACAGAAACCAACGACTACTTCGGAGACGTGACCACATCTGGTGACTTCAACGGAGATGGGTATGACGAACTGGTCATCGGCGTTCCTCGCGAAGACGTGGGTTCGCAACGTGATGCCGGCGCAATCCACGTGCTCAACGGTGGACCGGCAGGCCTGGACGCTCGACGCGAACGCTCCTTCGACCAGAACGGCCCCATCCCCGGGTACGCAGAGTCGGGAGACCGATTTGGCGCTGCGCTGGCGGCCGGCGACTTCAACCATGACGGCTTCGATGACCTGGTGGTGGGGGTTCCCGGCGAGAACGCGTCCCAGGGCTACCTGGCCTTGATCTACGGCACCGCCAACGGACTGAACGACTCGGGCAGCGTGTCCATTGGCCAGTACGGACCAGTGGTGGGAGTCGCCGAAACCGGCGACGAGTTCGCTGCATCCCTGGCTGCGGACGACTTGAACGCCGACGGCTTTGACGACCTTGCCATCGGGGCACCCGGCGAGGCATTCGGAACCAGGACGAACGTGGGCATGTCGCACCTTCTGATGGGTTCTGCCAACGGGCTCACGACCGCTGGGAACTACGCCGTAGCTCAAGGGGACGGCGCGCCCGGGGCGTGGGCCGGCGGCGAGCGTTTCGCCGCCTCGTTGGCGACGGGTGACGTCACCGGCGACGGCGCCGCAGACCTGGTTGTCGGCACACCGGGCGACTGGGTCCGATCCCAGCGATCGGCCGGGAGTGCCACCGTGTTACACGGGTCGCCGTCGTCGAGGGTTGGCACCAACGCCAGCGTGTTGACACAGTCGGGAGCACTCCCGGGCGGCGCAGAAGCGAACGACGCAGTAGGCGCATCGGTGGCCGTTGGCGATCTCGACGAGGACGGCTACGGCGACGTGATCGTCGGTGCTCCGGACGAGAGCTTCGGGTCCAGCACCGGCGCCGGCATGGTGGGGATCGCCTTTGGTGCAGAGGGTGGGGTGAGTGGATCAGGCTCGATCGCTCAGGGAACCGCCCCACTCACCGGCTACGGCGCCGAATGGGGCGACCACTTTGGCGCCCACCTGGAGATCCTTGATCGAAACGGCGACGGCTTGGCGGACATCACCGTGGGAGTGCCCGGCGAGAACCTGGGCTCCATCGTCGATTCGGGAACCATGCACTTCTTTGACGGCGCCCGCAACCGGGCCGGTACCTCACCCCAGCGCCCTGGGGGTTCATCCATCGCCTATTCCCAGAACGCCTTTGGCGGAGGTATCGAGCCGGGTGACGCATTCGGTTCATGA
- a CDS encoding class I SAM-dependent methyltransferase — MATTTPKKLDDVPGWMIRADQWLFERILSFQVGSQAPGDLVELGVYKGKSAIVIGRHQQPGETFTVCDLFEDVTSELTLHQADRNAYRTLSEEEFANNYLAFHDTLPEVVRGLSSAIEDHVTAGSCRYIHIDASHMYVNVREDAAAARRLLRKDGVVVFDDFRTEHTIGTANAVWETIVNDDLHPICASERKMYATWGDPEPYQRELMERLAESGEFRADLHTIVREERVIRVVTNKAKKAAAAPAAAPAKTGATPVPAKAGASVPIKQFLNKVANKVQRLTA; from the coding sequence ATGGCAACAACAACTCCAAAAAAGTTGGACGATGTACCCGGCTGGATGATCCGTGCCGACCAGTGGCTCTTCGAGCGCATCCTGAGCTTCCAGGTTGGCTCTCAGGCACCAGGCGATCTCGTGGAGTTGGGGGTGTACAAGGGGAAGAGCGCCATCGTCATCGGAAGGCACCAGCAGCCGGGCGAGACGTTCACCGTGTGCGACCTGTTCGAGGACGTCACCTCAGAATTGACACTGCATCAAGCTGACCGAAATGCCTACAGAACACTCTCGGAAGAAGAGTTCGCAAACAACTACCTGGCCTTTCATGACACGCTTCCAGAGGTCGTTCGGGGCCTGAGTTCGGCCATCGAAGATCACGTCACGGCCGGAAGCTGTCGCTACATCCACATCGACGCTTCCCACATGTACGTAAACGTCAGAGAGGACGCCGCTGCAGCCCGAAGGCTGCTGAGGAAAGACGGTGTGGTGGTCTTCGACGACTTCCGAACCGAGCACACCATCGGCACGGCCAATGCGGTCTGGGAAACCATCGTCAACGACGATCTGCATCCGATCTGTGCCAGTGAGCGCAAGATGTACGCCACCTGGGGTGATCCGGAGCCCTACCAACGCGAACTGATGGAGCGTCTGGCCGAGTCGGGTGAATTCCGGGCCGATCTTCATACGATCGTCCGTGAGGAACGCGTGATCCGGGTGGTTACGAACAAGGCCAAGAAGGCGGCAGCAGCCCCTGCGGCCGCCCCTGCAAAGACGGGCGCAACACCCGTCCCAGCCAAAGCAGGAGCCTCGGTACCGATCAAGCAGTTCCTCAACAAGGTTGCCAACAAGGTTCAACGGCTGACTGCCTAG
- a CDS encoding glycine betaine ABC transporter substrate-binding protein codes for MAYDEPTMPPVPPKPLPPPAPSLPVAPPPQQASIRTSASTPPPTAAPPQASRTRVNTRILLALGIGFLAVAIGVAALGWSLYVRRSDGFAGADLSGLSVSVSTRDVPENNLLGYMFVVAYESAGAKVESQVGAGSAASVRRKMMADRIDASVEYNGLAWSRSLSDEDPPTDPAEFTKQAGALDRDQNGIVWLGRSTFNNAYGFAVGPQLAEEQGPFTLDSMVSYLRGHPDASVCLQPKNTLSAAGMGRFEELTGFSIPSNQLQQADSATIGPDTADGTCAFSEFAATSGAIVNFNLTLVESDDQLEINNASATVREALYEQRPQAFDTIATAILEPLDDRTMATLNARVANGEDPAAVAKDYLSGQGLM; via the coding sequence ATGGCCTACGACGAACCCACGATGCCACCGGTCCCACCCAAGCCGCTCCCGCCGCCCGCGCCCTCGTTACCCGTTGCTCCCCCTCCGCAGCAGGCGAGCATTCGCACCTCTGCGTCGACGCCACCACCAACCGCTGCGCCACCACAGGCGTCCAGAACCCGCGTCAACACGCGCATCCTCCTGGCACTTGGAATTGGCTTCCTGGCTGTGGCCATCGGTGTAGCGGCCTTGGGGTGGTCGCTGTATGTGCGCAGGTCTGACGGGTTTGCCGGTGCCGACCTGAGCGGTCTGTCGGTCAGTGTGAGTACCAGGGACGTTCCGGAAAACAACCTGCTTGGTTACATGTTCGTTGTGGCGTACGAGTCGGCGGGAGCGAAGGTCGAGTCGCAGGTTGGTGCTGGGAGCGCTGCCTCGGTTCGTCGGAAGATGATGGCGGATCGAATCGACGCCTCGGTCGAGTACAACGGACTCGCCTGGTCCCGGTCGCTGAGCGACGAGGACCCTCCGACCGACCCGGCCGAGTTCACCAAACAGGCAGGCGCACTTGATCGCGACCAAAACGGCATCGTGTGGCTTGGAAGATCTACGTTCAACAATGCCTACGGTTTTGCGGTCGGACCTCAACTCGCTGAGGAACAGGGCCCCTTCACGCTGGACTCAATGGTCTCCTACCTGCGGGGCCATCCCGACGCGTCGGTCTGTCTCCAACCCAAGAACACGTTGAGCGCTGCTGGAATGGGTCGGTTTGAGGAGCTGACCGGCTTTTCCATTCCGTCCAACCAGCTTCAGCAGGCTGACAGCGCGACGATCGGGCCCGACACCGCCGATGGCACCTGCGCCTTCTCCGAGTTCGCCGCCACAAGCGGCGCCATCGTCAACTTCAACCTGACGCTCGTGGAATCCGACGACCAGCTCGAAATCAACAATGCCTCGGCCACCGTCAGAGAAGCGCTGTACGAACAACGGCCGCAAGCCTTCGACACCATCGCCACCGCCATCTTGGAGCCACTGGACGATCGCACCATGGCCACCCTGAACGCCCGGGTCGCCAACGGCGAGGACCCTGCTGCGGTCGCCAAGGACTACCTCTCGGGTCAGGGATTGATGTGA
- a CDS encoding DMT family transporter, with translation MAREDVFALPVACAAVPILLALLSAASYGVADFLGGTASRRLHALVVTLISMVVGASIIAVACLVQGGVVTSADVAWSLAAGVVGSMGLATFYSALAIGPMGVVAPVSAVTSAIVPVTSGFALGERPAPMALLGIALALPAIAMVARERRLPGEPRRMASSTLVRALAAGVGFGSYLVLISRTGEASNLWPVLIGRGSSIVVVLTLAAAFGVLRWPRRHDRGVDGAQEVVDEPGRGLRLAAAGGVFDAGGNVFYLLAVRADLLAVVAAVQSLYPAATVGLAGAFQGERPQRVQVVGMVLALVAVALVSLG, from the coding sequence ATGGCCCGAGAGGATGTGTTTGCCTTGCCGGTAGCCTGCGCCGCCGTGCCCATCCTTCTCGCCCTGCTCTCTGCCGCTTCCTACGGCGTGGCCGACTTTCTGGGCGGCACGGCCAGCCGACGGTTGCACGCGCTGGTGGTCACGCTGATTTCGATGGTCGTTGGAGCCTCGATCATTGCGGTGGCATGCCTGGTGCAGGGCGGCGTGGTGACCAGTGCCGACGTGGCCTGGTCGCTGGCGGCCGGCGTGGTGGGTTCGATGGGGCTTGCCACGTTCTATTCGGCGTTGGCCATCGGCCCAATGGGAGTGGTGGCCCCGGTGTCGGCGGTGACCTCGGCCATCGTGCCGGTGACGTCGGGGTTTGCGCTCGGTGAGCGTCCGGCACCGATGGCGCTGTTGGGTATCGCTCTGGCCCTTCCTGCAATCGCCATGGTGGCCCGCGAGCGGCGCCTGCCCGGAGAACCTCGGCGGATGGCGAGCAGCACCCTCGTTCGGGCCCTGGCCGCCGGGGTTGGGTTCGGCAGCTACCTGGTGTTGATCAGCCGGACGGGTGAGGCCTCCAACCTGTGGCCCGTGCTGATCGGGCGAGGGTCATCGATCGTCGTGGTGCTGACGTTGGCCGCGGCGTTTGGGGTGTTGCGTTGGCCCCGCCGACATGATCGCGGCGTCGATGGCGCACAAGAAGTCGTCGATGAGCCCGGGCGAGGCCTACGCCTGGCTGCCGCCGGCGGGGTGTTCGATGCGGGCGGCAACGTGTTCTACCTACTGGCGGTCCGGGCCGACCTGCTGGCGGTCGTTGCGGCAGTGCAGTCGCTCTATCCGGCGGCAACCGTGGGCTTGGCCGGGGCCTTCCAAGGCGAGCGGCCCCAGCGGGTCCAGGTGGTGGGCATGGTTCTCGCCTTGGTGGCGGTGGCCCTGGTCAGCCTGGGATAG